One part of the Arabidopsis thaliana chromosome 1 sequence genome encodes these proteins:
- a CDS encoding SWAP (Suppressor-of-White-APricot)/surp domain-containing protein (SWAP (Suppressor-of-White-APricot)/surp domain-containing protein; FUNCTIONS IN: RNA binding; INVOLVED IN: RNA processing; EXPRESSED IN: male gametophyte, flower, seed, pollen tube; EXPRESSED DURING: L mature pollen stage, M germinated pollen stage, 4 anthesis, E expanded cotyledon stage; CONTAINS InterPro DOMAIN/s: SWAP/Surp (InterPro:IPR000061), Pre-mRNA splicing factor PRP21 like protein (InterPro:IPR022030); BEST Arabidopsis thaliana protein match is: SWAP (Suppressor-of-White-APricot)/surp domain-containing protein / ubiquitin family protein (TAIR:AT1G14650.2); Has 30145 Blast hits to 19260 proteins in 1053 species: Archae - 38; Bacteria - 3368; Metazoa - 12891; Fungi - 4189; Plants - 5021; Viruses - 726; Other Eukaryotes - 3912 (source: NCBI BLink).), with protein MFNSMKILPLEAPPADGNLGPLPPSQLTDEEIKENEFQGEQNNSIQTPIAVATHTNPIGIIYPPPEIRKIVETTAQFVSQNGLAFGNKVKTEKANNANFSFLKSDNPYHGFYRYKVTEYSCHIRDGAQGTDVDDTEDPKLDDESDAKPDLQAQFRAPRKILEAPEPEKYTVRLPEGIMEAELDIIKHTAQFVARNGQSFLRELMRREVNNSQFQFMKPTHSMFTFFTSLVDAYSEVLMPPRDLKEKLRKSVADLTTVLERCLNRLEWDRFQEEEKNKEEDEKEKERVQMVMIDWKDFAVVESIDFADEEDKDLPMPMTLEEVIRRSKVSAMEEDEIVEPGKEVEMDMDEEEVKLVAEGMRAANLEEYVGSVEIEEEAPMRIVKNWKRPEDRFLTERDSSKVVISRITGELIPITEMSEHMRISLIDPKFKEQKDRMFAKIRETTLAQDDEIAKNIVGLARLRPDIFGTTEEEVSNAVKADIEKKDEQPKQVIWDGHTGSIGRTANQALTQNSNGEQGDGVYGDPNSFPGPAAFPPPRPGVPTVRPLPPPQNLALNLPRPPPSVQYPGAPRPLGVPMMQPMYQQHQLSMSGPHGHPSMMMSRPPQMQPVMRVPPPPGSQFSHMQVPQPYGQLPPLSMGMMQPPPMAEMPPPPPPGEAPPPLPEEPEPKRQKLDESALVPEDQFLAQHPGPATIRVSKPNENDGQVMEITVQSLSENVGSLKEKIAGEMQIPANKQK; from the exons ATGTTCAATTCGATGAAGATACTACCACTGGAGGCTCCTCCTGCTGACGGGAATTTAGGTCCACTTCCTCCGTCGCAATTAACggatgaagaaatcaaagagaatGAGTTTCAAGGAGAGCAAAACAATTCAATTCAAACTCCCATAGCTGTGGCTACTCATACGAATCCAATCGGAATCATTTATCCACCTCCAGAGATCCGAAAAATCGTCGAGACAACGGCTCAATTTGTTTCGCAAAACGGTTTGGCGTTTGGAAACAAagttaaaacagagaaagccAATAATGCTAATTTCAGCTTTTTGAAAAGTGATAATCCTTATCATGGCTTTTACCGGTACAAGGTCACTGAGTATAGTTGTCATATTCGTGACGGAGCTCAAGGTACTGATGTAGATGATACAGAAGATCCCAAACTTGATGATGAGTCTGATGCAAAACCTGACCTTCAGGCTCAATTTAGGGCTCCTCGTAAGATTTTAGAAGCACCTGAACCTGAGAAGTATACTGTTAGACTTCCTGAAGGGATCATGGAGGCTGAGCTTGATATTATTAAGCACACGGCGCAGTTTGTGGCGCGGAATGGTCAATCGTTTTTAAGGGAATTGATGCGTAGAGAGGTGAATAATTCTCAGTTTCAGTTTATGAAGCCAACACATAGTATGTTCACTTTTTTCACTTCTTTGGTTGATGCGTATTCTGAAGTATTGATGCCTCCCAgagatttgaaagaaaagctGAGAAAGAGTGTTGCTGATTTGACGACTGTTCTCGAGCGTTGTTTGAATCGGCTTGAGTGGGATCGTTTccaggaggaggagaagaacaaagaagaggatgagaaagagaaggagagagtgCAGATGGTTATGATTGATTGGAAAGATTTTGCAGTTGTTGAGTCTATAGATTTTGCAGACGAGGAGGATAAAGATTTGCCAATGCCTATGACACTTGAGGAGGTTATTAGGAGGAGCAAAGTTTCAGccatggaagaagatgaaattgtTGAGCCTGGAAAGGAAGTTGAGATGGatatggatgaagaagaagttaagcTTGTTGCAGAAGGAATGAGAGCAGCGAACCTGGAAGAGTATGTTGGCTCTgtggagattgaagaagaagcaccaATGAGAATTGTTAAGAACTGGAAGAGGCCTGAAGATAGGTTTCTGACAGAGAGAGATTCGAGTAAAGTTGTTATATCACGGATTACTGGTGAGCTGATTCCCATTACCGAGATGTCTGAGCACATGAGGATTTCTCTTATTGATCCTAAGTTTAAAGAACAGAAGGATCGGATGTTTGCTAAGATTCGTGAGACAACTCTCGCACAAGATGATGAGATTGCTAAAAACATTGTCGGGTTGGCCCGCCTCCGTCCTGATATCTTTGgaacaacagaagaagaagtttcaaaTGCTGTAAAAGCAGATATTGAGAAAAAAGATGAGCAACCGAAACAAGTAATATGGGATGGTCACACTGGAAGTATTGGTCGCACAGCAAACCAAGCCTTGACTCAGAACTCCAATGGAGAGCAAGGCGATGGCGTTTATGGTGATCCCAATAGCTTCCCTGGTCCAGCTGCTTTTCCTCCTCCTCGACCAGGTGTCCCAACTGTCCGGCCACTGCCACCACCTCAAAATCTCGCCTTGAACCTTCCTCGTCCTCCTCCTTCTGTTCAGTACCCTGGTGCACCAAGGCCATTAGGTGTTCCAATGATGCAGCCCATGTATCAACAACACCAGCTCTCTATGTCTGGGCCACATGGACATCCTTCAATGATGATGAGTCGACCACCACAAATGCAACCTGTTATGCGTGTGCCGCCTCCACCGGGATCTCAGTTTTCTCATATGCAAGTTCCTCAACCTTATGGTCAGCTTCCACCGCTTTCGATGGGGATGATGCAACCACCACCTATGGCTGAGAtgcctcctcctccaccacccgGGGAGGCACCACCGCCTCTTCCTGAGGAGCCAGAGCCAAAAAGACAGAAGCTCGATGAGTCAGCCCTTGTTCCAGAAGACCAGTTTCTTGCTCAGCATCCG GGTCCGGCTACAATCAGGGTTTCTAAGCCAAACGAGAATGATGGACAAGTCATGGAGATCACAGTGCAGTCGTTATCCGAAAACGTGGGAAGTTTGAAGGAGAAAATAGCTGGGGAAATGCAAATTCCAGCAAACAAACAGAAGTAA
- a CDS encoding uncharacterized protein (unknown protein; FUNCTIONS IN: molecular_function unknown; INVOLVED IN: biological_process unknown; LOCATED IN: cellular_component unknown; Has 0 Blast hits to 0 proteins in 0 species (source: NCBI BLink).) has translation MLPCLFSAGSSLSKKLFGSTLMLPPPETRSPCLG, from the exons ATGCTGCCTTGCTTGTTTTCTGCGGGATCATCATTGTCGAAG AAATTGTTTGGTTCTACGCTGATGCTGCCACCTCCTGAGACCAGAAGTCCTTGTCTCGGCTAA
- a CDS encoding SWAP (Suppressor-of-White-APricot)/surp domain-containing protein / ubiquitin family protein — protein MFSSMQILPLEAPPTDGKLGPLPPSQLTDQEVEERELQAEQNNSNLAPPAAVATHTRTIGIIHPPPDIRTIVEKTAQFVSKNGLEFEKRIIVSNEKNAKFNFLKSSDPYHAFYQHKLTEYRAQNKDGAQGTDDSDGTTDPQLDTGAADESEAGDTQPDLQAQFRIPSKPLEAPEPEKYTVRLPEGITGEELDIIKLTAQFVARNGKSFLTGLSNRENNNPQFHFMKPTHSMFTFFTSLVDAYSEVLMPPKDLKEKLRKSAADLTTVLERCLHRLEWDRSQEQQKKKEEDEKELERVQMAMIDWHDFVVVESIDFADEEDEELPPPMTLDEVIRRSKASAMEEDEIVEPGKEVEMEMDEEEVKLVAEGMRAANLEENVKIENVHDEEAPMRIVKNWKRPEDRIPTERDPTKVVISPITGELIPINEMSEHMRISLIDPKFKEQKDRMFAKIRETTLAQDDEIAKNIVGLARLRPDIFGTTEEEVSNAVKAEIEKKKDEQPKQVIWDGHTGSIGRTANQALSQNANGEEQGDGVYGDPNSFPGPAALPPPRPGVPIVRPLPPPPNLALNLPRPPPSAQYPGAPRPLGVPMMQPMHQQHQLTMPGPPGHPQMMMNRPPQMQPGMHVPPPPGSQFAHHMQIPRPYGQLPPSAMGMMQPPPMPGMAPPPPPEEAPPPLPEEPEAKRQKFDESALVPEDQFLAQHPGPATIRVSKPNENDGQFMEITVQSLSENVGSLKEKIAGEIQIPANKQKLSGKAGFLKDNMSLAHYNVGAGEILTLSLRERGGRKR, from the exons ATGTTCAGCTCGATGCAGATACTGCCACTGGAGGCTCCTCCTACGGATGGGAAGTTAGGTCCACTTCCTCCGTCGCAATTAACAGATCAGGAAGTCGAAGAGAGGGAGTTGCAAGCAGagcaaaataattcaaatctAGCTCCTCCGGCGGCTGTTGCTACTCACACGAGGACTATCGGAATCATTCATCCACCTCCAGATATCAGAACTATTGTTGAGAAAACGGCTCAGTTTGTCTCCAAAAACGGTTTGGAGTTTGAAAAGAGGATTATTGTTAGTAATGAAAAGAATGCTAAGTTCAACTTTTTGAAGAGCTCAGATCCTTATCATGCCTTTTACCAGCACAAGCTCACTGAATACCGTGCTCAGAATAAAGACGGAGCTCAGGGTACTGATGATTCAGATGGTACTACAGATCCCCAACTTGATACTGGAGCTGCTGATGAGTCTGAAGCTGGTGATACACAACCCGACCTTCAGGCTCAATTTAGGATTCCTTCTAAGCCTTTGGAAGCTCCGGAACCTGAGAAGTATACAGTTAGACTTCCTGAAGGGATCACGGGTGAAGAGCTTGATATTATTAAGCTCACAGCACAGTTTGTGGCACGGAATGGGAAATCGTTTCTAACGGGATTGTCGAATAGAGAGAACAACAATCCTCAGTTTCATTTTATGAAGCCAACACACAGCATGTTCACTTTTTTTACTTCTCTGGTTGATGCGTATTCGGAAGTATTAATGCCTCCCaaagatttgaaagaaaagctGAGAAAGAGTGCTGCTGATTTGACGACTGTTCTTGAGCGTTGTTTGCATCGTTTGGAATGGGATCGTTCCCAGgagcagcagaagaagaaagaagaggatgagAAAGAGCTTGAGCGAGTGCAGATGGCTATGATTGATTGGCATGattttgtggttgttgagtCGATAGATTTTGCGgacgaggaagatgaagagttGCCACCGCCTATGACACTTGACGAGGTTATAAGGAGGAGCAAAGCATCAGccatggaagaagatgaaattgtTGAGCCTGGAAAGGAGGTCGAAATGGAAatggacgaagaagaagttaagCTTGTTGCAGAAGGAATGAGAGCAGCAAACCTAGAAGAGAATGTTAAGATTGAAAATGTACATGATGAAGAAGCACCTATGAGAATTGTTAAGAACTGGAAGAGGCCAGAAGACAGGATCCCAACAGAGAGAGATCCAACTAAAGTTGTTATATCACCAATTACTGGAGAGCTGATTCCCATTAACGAGATGTCTGAGCACATGAGGATTTCTCTTATTGATCCTAAGTTCAAAGAACAGAAGGATCGGATGTTTGCTAAGATTCGTGAGACCACTCTTGCACAAGATGATGAGATTGCTAAAAACATAGTCGGGTTGGCCCGCCTGCGTCCTGATATCTTTGGAACAACCGAAGAAGAAGTCTCAAATGCTGTAAAAGCagagattgagaagaagaaagatgagcAGCCCAAGCAAGTGATATGGGATGGTCACACAGGAAGTATTGGTCGCACAGCAAACCAAGCCTTGAGTCAGAACGCTAATGGAGAGGAGCAAGGTGATGGCGTTTACGGAGATCCCAATAGCTTCCCTGGTCCAGCTGCTCTTCCACCTCCTCGACCAGGTGTCCCAATAGTCCGACCATTGCCACCACCTCCTAATCTCGCCTTGAACCTCCCTCGTCCTCCCCCTTCTGCTCAGTACCCCGGTGCACCAAGGCCACTAGGTGTTCCGATGATGCAGCCCatgcatcaacaacaccagCTCACAATGCCAGGGCCACCAGGACACCcgcagatgatgatgaaccgACCACCACAGATGCAGCCTGGTATGCATGTGCCACCTCCACCGGGATCTCAGTTTGCTCATCATATGCAAATTCCTAGACCTTATGGTCAGCTTCCACCATCTGCAATGGGGATGATGCAACCACCACCTATGCCTGGGATggctcctcctccaccacccgAGGAGGCTCCACCACCTCTTCCTGAGGAACCAGAGGCAAAGAGACAAAAGTTCGATGAGTCAGCCCTTGTTCCAGAAGACCAGTTTCTTGCTCAGCATCCG GGTCCGGCTACAATCAGGGTTTCTAAGCCAAACGAGAATGATGGACAATTTATGGAGATCACAGTGCAGTCGTTATCTGAAAACGTGGGAAGTTTGAAGGAGAAAATAGCTGGGGAGATTCAAATCCCAGCAAACAAACAGAAGTTGAGTGGAAAAGCAGGGTTCTTAAAGGACAACATGTCGCTTGCACATTACAATGTCGGAGCAGGAGAAATCCTAACATTGTCTTTGAGGGAACGTGGtgggagaaagagatag
- the NHX8 gene encoding Na+/H+ exchanger 8 (Na+/H+ exchanger 8 (NHX8); CONTAINS InterPro DOMAIN/s: Cation/H+ exchanger, conserved region (InterPro:IPR018422), Cation/H+ exchanger (InterPro:IPR006153), Na+/H+ exchanger, isoforms 7/8, conserved region (InterPro:IPR018418); BEST Arabidopsis thaliana protein match is: sodium proton exchanger, putative (NHX7) (SOS1) (TAIR:AT2G01980.1); Has 7911 Blast hits to 7887 proteins in 1969 species: Archae - 132; Bacteria - 5569; Metazoa - 988; Fungi - 148; Plants - 408; Viruses - 0; Other Eukaryotes - 666 (source: NCBI BLink).) — protein MTSIIGAALPYKSPEKAIASSSYSAENDSSPVDAVIFAGTSLVLGTACRYLFNGTRVPYTVVLLVIGIFLGSLEYGTKHNLGKLGHGIRIWNGINPDLLLAVFLPVLLFESSFSMDVHQIKRCMGQMVLLAGPGVLISTFCLGALIKLTFPYNWDWKTSLLLGGLLGATDPVAVVALLKELGASKKMTTLIDGESLMNDGVSVVVFQLFFKMVMGHNSDWGSIIKFLVQNSFGAVGIGLAFGIASVFWLKFIFNDTVAQITVTLSASYFAYYTAQEWAGVSGILTVMILGMFFAAFARTAFKGDSHQSLHHFWEMAAYIANTLVFMLSGVIIAESVLSGQTISYKGNSWSFLFLLYLYVQLSRCVVVGVLYPLLCRSGYGLDWKESIILTWSGLRGAVSLSLALSVKQSSGNSYLSSDTGTRFLFLTGGIVFLTLVVNGSTTQLLLHLLRMDTLTATKKRILEYTKFEMMKTALKAFENLGDDEELGSADWPTVIRHISSLKDLEGRQVNPHDGYEAGSLDPTNIMDIRIRFLNGVQAAYWEMLDDGRITQCTANVLMQSVDEALDLVSTSSLSDWRGLEPRVHFPNYYKFLQSKIIPHKLVTHLIVERLESACYISSAFLRAHRIARQQLHIFLGNSNIASTVINESEVEGEEAKQFLEDVRDSFPQVLSVLKTRQVTHYVLNHLNGYIKNLEKVGLLEGKEVSHLHDVVQSDLKKLLRHPPSLKLPNVDDLITSNPLLKDRSSFRSLAIGETDA, from the exons GGAACTTCGCTGGTTCTCGGCACCGCTTGTAGATATTTGTTTAACGGCACTAGAGTTCCGTACACCGTCGTTCTTCTCGTCATCGGCATTTTTCTCGGATCCCTAG AATATGGAACTAAGCATAACCTTGGGAAGCTCGGCCATGGAATTCGTATCT GGAATGGTATCAACCCTGACCTACTTTTGGCTGTTTTTCTCCCTGTTCTTCTTTTCGAGAGCTCATTCTCCATGGATGTGCACCAGATCAAG AGATGTATGGGACAAATGGTTCTGCTTGCTGGACCTGGAGTTCTGATTTCCACCTTTTGTCTCGGAGCTCTTATAAAG CTTACTTTTCCATATAACTGGGACTGGAAAACATCATTGTTGCTTGGAGGACTTTTAGGAGCTACCGACCCCGTGGCTGTTGTTGCTTTGCTAAAGGAGCTTGGTGCTAGTAAGAAGATGACCACGTTAATTGATGGGGAATCTCTCATGAACGATGG GGTATCGGTTGTGGTTTTTCAATTATTCTTCAAGATGGTGATGGGGCATAACTCTGATTGGGGTTCCATAATCAAATTTCTTGTCCAAAACTCATTCGGAGC TGTAGGCATTGGTCTAGCTTTTGGAATTGCATCAGTTTTTTGGCTTAAATTCATATTCAATGACACGGTGGCTCAGATCACTGTAACACTTTCAGCGAGCTATTTCGCCTATTACACT GCTCAAGAGTGGGCTGGGGTTTCTGGAATTTTGACTGTCATGATTTTGGGGAT GTTTTTCGCTGCATTTGCAAGGACAGCTTTTAAGGGGGACAGTCACCAGAGTCTGCATCACTTCTG GGAAATGGCCGCTTACATTGCAAATACACTAGTTTTTATGCTCAG TGGAGTTATTATCGCTGAAAGCGTTCTTAGCGGTCAGACAATATCTTACAAAG GAAACTCGTGGagcttccttttcctcttATACTTGTATGTCCAACTTTCCCgctgtgttgttgttggagtTTTGTACCCATTGCTATGCCGTTCTGGCTATGGGTTGGATTGGAAGGAATCCATCATACTCACGTGGTCTGGATTAAGGGGTGCTGTTTCGCTGTCGCTCGCTCTATCTGTAAAA CAATCAAGTGGAAATTCATATCTCAGTTCAGATACGGGAACAAGG TTTCTATTCCTCACAGGTGGGATTGTTTTCCTAACTTTGGTTGTTAATGGATCCACTACCCAATTGCTCTTGCACCTTCTTCGCATGGACACTTTAACGGCCACTAAG AAACGAATATTGGAGTATACAAAGTTTGAAATGATGAAGACTGCtttaaaagcttttgaaaATCTTGGAGATGACGAGGAGCTTGGATCTGCTGACTGGCCTACAGTTATAAGACATATTTCAAGCTTGAAAGATTTAGAAGGGAGACAAGTTAATCCTCACGATGGGTACGAAGCTGGAAGTCTTGACCCTACGAATATAATGGACATACGTATACGCTTCTTAAATG GTGTCCAGGCAGCTTACTGGGAGATGCTTGATGATGGGAGAATAACACAATGTACTGCTAATGTTTTGATGCAATCAGTAGATGAGGCACTTGACCTTGTTTCTACCAGTTCTTTAAGCGACTGGAGGGGTTTAGAACCGCGTGTTCATTTCCCAAATTACTACAAGTTTCTTCAGTCAAAAATTATCCCCCACAAGTTAGTCACGCATTTGATCGTTGAAAGACTGGAATCTGCTTGTTACATTTCTTCTGCATTTCTCCGTGCCCATAGGATTGCGCGACAGCAATTGCATATCTTTCTAG GTAACAGTAACATTGCCTCTACTGTAATCAATGAAAGTGAGgtggaaggagaagaagcaaaacagtTCTTGGAAGATGTCCGTGATTCATTTCCTCAG GTTTTGAGTGTTTTGAAAACAAGACAAGTAACACATTATGTGCTGAATCATCTAAATGGTTATATTAAAAACCTTGAGAAGGTTGGCTTGTTAGAGGGAAAAGAAGTTTCTCATCTTCATGATGTTGTTCAG TCTGACTTGAAGAAGCTCCTGAGACATCCTCCTTCACTAAAACTTCCAAATGTAGACGATCTGATCACCAGCAATCCTTTATTGAAAGATCGCTCAAGCTTCAGGAGTTTGGCCATTGGCGAAACAGATGCATGA
- the NHX8 gene encoding Na+/H+ exchanger 8 (Na+/H+ exchanger 8 (NHX8); CONTAINS InterPro DOMAIN/s: Cation/H+ exchanger, conserved region (InterPro:IPR018422), Cation/H+ exchanger (InterPro:IPR006153), Na+/H+ exchanger, isoforms 7/8, conserved region (InterPro:IPR018418); BEST Arabidopsis thaliana protein match is: sodium proton exchanger, putative (NHX7) (SOS1) (TAIR:AT2G01980.1).), translating into MTSIIGAALPYKSPEKAIASSSYSAENDSSPVDAVIFAGTSLVLGTACRYLFNGTRVPYTVVLLVIGIFLGSLEYGTKHNLGKLGHGIRIWNGINPDLLLAVFLPVLLFESSFSMDVHQIKRCMGQMVLLAGPGVLISTFCLGALIKLTFPYNWDWKTSLLLGGLLGATDPVAVVALLKELGASKKMTTLIDGESLMNDGVSVVVFQLFFKMVMGHNSDWGSIIKFLVQNSFGAVGIGLAFGIASVFWLKFIFNDTVAQITVTLSASYFAYYTAQEWAGVSGILTVMILGMFFAAFARTAFKGDSHQSLHHFWEMAAYIANTLVFMLSGVIIAESVLSGQTISYKGNSWSFLFLLYLYVQLSRCVGCCFAVARSICKTLGHMIQQSSGNSYLSSDTGTRFLFLTGGIVFLTLVVNGSTTQLLLHLLRMDTLTATKKRILEYTKFEMMKTALKAFENLGDDEELGSADWPTVIRHISSLKDLEGRQVNPHDGYEAGSLDPTNIMDIRIRFLNGVQAAYWEMLDDGRITQCTANVLMQSVDEALDLVSTSSLSDWRGLEPRVHFPNYYKFLQSKIIPHKLVTHLIVERLESACYISSAFLRAHRIARQQLHIFLGNSNIASTVINESEVEGEEAKQFLEDVRDSFPQVLSVLKTRQVTHYVLNHLNGYIKNLEKVGLLEGKEVSHLHDVVQSDLKKLLRHPPSLKLPNVDDLITSNPLLKDRSSFRSLAIGETDA; encoded by the exons GGAACTTCGCTGGTTCTCGGCACCGCTTGTAGATATTTGTTTAACGGCACTAGAGTTCCGTACACCGTCGTTCTTCTCGTCATCGGCATTTTTCTCGGATCCCTAG AATATGGAACTAAGCATAACCTTGGGAAGCTCGGCCATGGAATTCGTATCT GGAATGGTATCAACCCTGACCTACTTTTGGCTGTTTTTCTCCCTGTTCTTCTTTTCGAGAGCTCATTCTCCATGGATGTGCACCAGATCAAG AGATGTATGGGACAAATGGTTCTGCTTGCTGGACCTGGAGTTCTGATTTCCACCTTTTGTCTCGGAGCTCTTATAAAG CTTACTTTTCCATATAACTGGGACTGGAAAACATCATTGTTGCTTGGAGGACTTTTAGGAGCTACCGACCCCGTGGCTGTTGTTGCTTTGCTAAAGGAGCTTGGTGCTAGTAAGAAGATGACCACGTTAATTGATGGGGAATCTCTCATGAACGATGG GGTATCGGTTGTGGTTTTTCAATTATTCTTCAAGATGGTGATGGGGCATAACTCTGATTGGGGTTCCATAATCAAATTTCTTGTCCAAAACTCATTCGGAGC TGTAGGCATTGGTCTAGCTTTTGGAATTGCATCAGTTTTTTGGCTTAAATTCATATTCAATGACACGGTGGCTCAGATCACTGTAACACTTTCAGCGAGCTATTTCGCCTATTACACT GCTCAAGAGTGGGCTGGGGTTTCTGGAATTTTGACTGTCATGATTTTGGGGAT GTTTTTCGCTGCATTTGCAAGGACAGCTTTTAAGGGGGACAGTCACCAGAGTCTGCATCACTTCTG GGAAATGGCCGCTTACATTGCAAATACACTAGTTTTTATGCTCAG TGGAGTTATTATCGCTGAAAGCGTTCTTAGCGGTCAGACAATATCTTACAAAG GAAACTCGTGGagcttccttttcctcttATACTTGTATGTCCAACTTTCCCgctgtgtt GGGTGCTGTTTCGCTGTCGCTCGCTCTATCTGTAAAA CTCTCGGTCATATGATTCAGCAATCAAGTGGAAATTCATATCTCAGTTCAGATACGGGAACAAGG TTTCTATTCCTCACAGGTGGGATTGTTTTCCTAACTTTGGTTGTTAATGGATCCACTACCCAATTGCTCTTGCACCTTCTTCGCATGGACACTTTAACGGCCACTAAG AAACGAATATTGGAGTATACAAAGTTTGAAATGATGAAGACTGCtttaaaagcttttgaaaATCTTGGAGATGACGAGGAGCTTGGATCTGCTGACTGGCCTACAGTTATAAGACATATTTCAAGCTTGAAAGATTTAGAAGGGAGACAAGTTAATCCTCACGATGGGTACGAAGCTGGAAGTCTTGACCCTACGAATATAATGGACATACGTATACGCTTCTTAAATG GTGTCCAGGCAGCTTACTGGGAGATGCTTGATGATGGGAGAATAACACAATGTACTGCTAATGTTTTGATGCAATCAGTAGATGAGGCACTTGACCTTGTTTCTACCAGTTCTTTAAGCGACTGGAGGGGTTTAGAACCGCGTGTTCATTTCCCAAATTACTACAAGTTTCTTCAGTCAAAAATTATCCCCCACAAGTTAGTCACGCATTTGATCGTTGAAAGACTGGAATCTGCTTGTTACATTTCTTCTGCATTTCTCCGTGCCCATAGGATTGCGCGACAGCAATTGCATATCTTTCTAG GTAACAGTAACATTGCCTCTACTGTAATCAATGAAAGTGAGgtggaaggagaagaagcaaaacagtTCTTGGAAGATGTCCGTGATTCATTTCCTCAG GTTTTGAGTGTTTTGAAAACAAGACAAGTAACACATTATGTGCTGAATCATCTAAATGGTTATATTAAAAACCTTGAGAAGGTTGGCTTGTTAGAGGGAAAAGAAGTTTCTCATCTTCATGATGTTGTTCAG TCTGACTTGAAGAAGCTCCTGAGACATCCTCCTTCACTAAAACTTCCAAATGTAGACGATCTGATCACCAGCAATCCTTTATTGAAAGATCGCTCAAGCTTCAGGAGTTTGGCCATTGGCGAAACAGATGCATGA